From the Acidovorax carolinensis genome, one window contains:
- a CDS encoding shikimate kinase — MQIRCALVGMPGSGKSTVGRQLAHRAGVPFIDLDHRLEKMIGTTIRSFFETQGEARFRDLEAQVLAEVTQQPGGMVLSTGGGAVLRAENREVLRQFGNVLYLRASPEEIYKRVKHDKTRPLLQGGNPMEKLRELYAVRDPLYRETAHYVIETGRPSVSTLVSMVMMQLEMAHSAAVSAPASPSADQPSRTSH, encoded by the coding sequence ATGCAGATTCGCTGCGCACTGGTCGGCATGCCCGGCTCGGGCAAATCCACCGTCGGCCGGCAGCTGGCCCACCGGGCCGGCGTGCCCTTCATCGACCTGGACCACCGGCTGGAAAAGATGATCGGCACCACCATCCGCAGCTTCTTCGAGACACAAGGCGAAGCGCGCTTTCGCGACCTGGAAGCGCAGGTGCTGGCCGAAGTGACCCAGCAGCCCGGCGGCATGGTGCTGTCCACCGGCGGTGGCGCCGTGCTGCGGGCCGAGAACCGCGAAGTGCTGCGCCAGTTTGGCAACGTGCTGTATTTGCGCGCATCGCCCGAGGAAATCTACAAGCGCGTCAAGCACGACAAGACGCGCCCCCTGCTGCAGGGCGGCAACCCCATGGAAAAGCTGCGCGAGCTGTACGCCGTGCGCGACCCCCTGTACCGTGAAACCGCGCACTACGTCATTGAGACAGGGCGGCCGTCGGTGAGTACCTTGGTCAGCATGGTGATGATGCAGCTGGAGATGGCGCACAGCGCTGCGGTTTCTGCGCCGGCATCCCCCAGCGCCGACCAGCCTTCTCGCACCTCACACTGA
- a CDS encoding glycine zipper 2TM domain-containing protein, whose product MQTNPSAAPSAPIAATAVGVPLKWLWAAIAALGLCVLALGATLVAQQRPGAVAEREALASPAPRTPESEIIDEKRPVALNQRAQAAPEYGANPLPAAAPVQRAAARASPQAPQPARYDEAPRRQDARREMARAPVCAVCGRIESVQAVQHAAPATGVGAVAGGVLGAVVGNQVGKGSGRTAATVLGAVGGGYVGHTVEQRTRTQTVYEVRVRMDDGSVRRFTRAQPVPEGAPVRVEGKGFQLV is encoded by the coding sequence ATGCAAACAAATCCCTCCGCTGCACCCAGTGCCCCCATTGCTGCAACCGCCGTAGGCGTGCCCCTGAAATGGCTGTGGGCGGCCATTGCCGCGCTGGGCCTGTGCGTGCTGGCACTGGGCGCCACGCTGGTGGCGCAGCAGCGCCCGGGTGCGGTGGCCGAACGCGAGGCCCTGGCGTCGCCTGCGCCGCGCACGCCAGAGTCCGAAATCATTGACGAAAAAAGGCCTGTAGCGCTTAACCAGCGTGCACAAGCAGCTCCTGAATATGGAGCAAACCCGTTGCCTGCCGCAGCGCCGGTGCAACGGGCTGCGGCCCGCGCCTCCCCGCAGGCGCCACAGCCGGCGCGGTATGACGAAGCACCCCGTCGCCAGGATGCGCGCCGGGAAATGGCCCGGGCCCCAGTGTGTGCGGTTTGCGGACGCATTGAATCGGTGCAGGCAGTGCAGCACGCAGCCCCCGCCACGGGCGTGGGCGCAGTCGCCGGCGGCGTGCTGGGCGCGGTGGTGGGCAACCAGGTGGGCAAGGGCTCGGGCCGCACGGCCGCCACGGTGCTGGGCGCCGTGGGTGGCGGTTACGTGGGTCATACGGTGGAACAGCGCACCCGCACCCAGACGGTGTACGAGGTGCGCGTGCGCATGGACGATGGCTCGGTGCGCCGCTTCACGCGCGCGCAACCCGTGCCCGAGGGCGCGCCCGTGCGCGTGGAAGGCAAGGGGTTTCAGCTGGTCTGA
- a CDS encoding YihY/virulence factor BrkB family protein produces MTAPHDDKPAQAVVRRFRMLLPVRRAVWLWVDADGARMSAAMSFYGILSLAPLLVLLVALLGWWLDRDSLQQGLIAQIGTIVGEQGAAVIRQTLSSAQEPAQGLLASLLGFVVLFFGATGVFGELQSALQRLWTHGHDEVPPLPWWHGASLRLRGVAYVLAFGFLLLVSLVVSTLLNLFAGWAGNWLPMAPLLRVLNEATAFGVCAALFVGLMRMSAGPKPRLRYLWLGAVMGASLFTAGRHVLAVYLSTAAVVSAYGAAGSLVVLLMWIYFSSAVLLFSAGCARAYEEALVYTAR; encoded by the coding sequence ATGACTGCCCCCCATGATGACAAGCCCGCGCAAGCGGTGGTGCGCCGCTTCCGTATGCTGCTGCCCGTGCGGCGGGCGGTGTGGCTGTGGGTTGATGCCGACGGCGCCCGCATGAGCGCGGCAATGTCGTTCTACGGCATCCTGAGCCTGGCGCCGCTGTTGGTGCTGCTGGTGGCTTTGCTGGGGTGGTGGCTGGACCGGGACAGCCTGCAGCAGGGCCTGATTGCACAGATCGGCACCATCGTGGGCGAGCAGGGGGCGGCGGTCATCCGCCAGACCCTCAGCAGCGCCCAGGAGCCCGCGCAGGGCCTGCTGGCCTCGTTGCTCGGTTTTGTTGTGCTGTTTTTCGGTGCGACCGGGGTGTTTGGCGAGCTGCAGTCGGCACTGCAGCGGCTGTGGACCCATGGGCACGATGAGGTGCCGCCCCTGCCGTGGTGGCACGGTGCATCGCTGCGACTGCGCGGGGTGGCCTATGTGCTGGCGTTCGGCTTTTTGCTGCTGGTGTCGCTGGTGGTCTCGACACTGCTGAACCTGTTTGCAGGCTGGGCAGGCAACTGGCTGCCGATGGCGCCGCTGCTGCGGGTGCTCAACGAAGCCACTGCGTTTGGGGTGTGCGCGGCGCTTTTTGTGGGCCTGATGCGCATGAGCGCAGGCCCCAAGCCCCGGTTGCGGTATTTGTGGTTGGGGGCCGTCATGGGCGCCTCGCTGTTCACGGCCGGGCGGCATGTGCTGGCGGTTTATCTGTCCACCGCGGCCGTGGTTTCTGCCTACGGGGCGGCGGGTTCGCTGGTGGTGCTGCTGATGTGGATCTATTTTTCGTCGGCGGTGCTGCTGTTTTCTGCCGGTTGTGCACGGGCCTACGAAGAGGCGCTGGTGTACACCGCGCGGTAA
- a CDS encoding Bug family tripartite tricarboxylate transporter substrate binding protein, producing MAFQPNPFTRRHLARAALALCALGTLGAVQAQTPAGWPGKPVRVVVGFAPGGSTDVMARILSQSLSESLGQAVVIDNKPGASGNIAAAEVIRAAPDGYTFLIAPTSVETANPSLFKSTILPSRDLAPVGGVGKTQMYLVGKPQLEAKDARELVDLAKARPGKLSYASAGAGTPPHLACELFKLSTGTFITHIPYRGAAPALQDVMAGQTDFVCDPGIAFPHIRTGKVKLLGVVSAKRSPFFPDVPTVGEQGFKDANLDIWFGMWAPKGTPPEIVARMNRELAKALALPATKSRYADLGAEPVPLETAEFKTLLANEGKLLSTLIKEQKIIVD from the coding sequence ATGGCATTTCAACCCAACCCCTTCACCCGCCGCCACCTTGCCCGGGCCGCGCTGGCACTGTGCGCACTCGGCACCTTGGGCGCCGTGCAGGCCCAGACACCGGCTGGCTGGCCGGGCAAACCCGTGCGCGTGGTCGTGGGCTTTGCGCCCGGTGGCAGCACCGACGTGATGGCGCGCATCCTGTCGCAGTCGCTGTCCGAATCGCTGGGGCAGGCGGTGGTCATCGACAACAAGCCCGGCGCCAGCGGCAACATCGCCGCCGCCGAAGTGATCCGCGCGGCGCCTGACGGCTACACCTTCCTGATCGCCCCCACCTCGGTGGAAACCGCCAACCCCTCGCTGTTCAAGTCCACCATCCTGCCCTCGCGCGACCTGGCACCGGTGGGTGGCGTGGGTAAGACGCAGATGTACCTGGTGGGCAAGCCGCAACTCGAAGCCAAGGACGCCCGCGAGCTGGTGGACCTGGCCAAGGCCCGGCCCGGCAAGCTGTCCTATGCCTCGGCCGGTGCCGGCACGCCCCCGCACCTGGCCTGCGAACTGTTCAAGCTCTCCACCGGCACCTTCATCACGCACATCCCCTACCGCGGCGCGGCGCCCGCGCTGCAGGACGTGATGGCCGGGCAGACCGACTTTGTCTGCGACCCCGGCATTGCGTTCCCGCACATCCGCACCGGCAAGGTCAAGCTGCTGGGCGTGGTCAGCGCCAAGCGCTCGCCCTTCTTCCCCGACGTGCCCACCGTGGGCGAGCAGGGCTTCAAGGACGCCAACCTCGACATCTGGTTTGGCATGTGGGCGCCCAAGGGCACGCCCCCCGAAATCGTTGCCCGCATGAACCGTGAACTGGCCAAGGCCCTGGCACTGCCCGCCACCAAGTCGCGTTATGCCGACCTGGGCGCAGAGCCGGTACCGCTGGAAACCGCCGAGTTCAAGACCCTGCTGGCCAATGAAGGCAAGCTGCTGTCCACGCTGATCAAGGAGCAGAAGATCATCGTCGACTGA